The Algoriphagus sanaruensis genome window below encodes:
- a CDS encoding SAM-dependent methyltransferase: protein MPKGKLFLIPSVLAENTAHWVISPQVQEVIAHTKIFLVENPRSARRYISSLKLGVNIEELHLEILDKDTKPEQLPRLMLPLMNGADIGVISEAGCPGIADPGALAVAYAHQKGIQVVPISGPSSMFLALMGSGFNGQSFAFHGYLPIDKKDRAIAVKKLESESIREKRAQIFMETPFRNNQLLEDLLSTLGPHTKLCIAKNLTASDEFIQTKTVADWKNHPVDLHKVPTVFVLQAF from the coding sequence ATGCCCAAAGGAAAGCTTTTCTTAATCCCTAGTGTCTTGGCTGAAAATACCGCCCATTGGGTGATTTCTCCCCAAGTACAGGAAGTCATCGCCCATACCAAGATCTTTTTGGTTGAAAATCCACGCTCTGCCCGCCGCTATATTTCCAGTCTAAAGCTCGGGGTTAATATTGAAGAATTGCATCTGGAGATCTTGGACAAAGACACCAAGCCGGAGCAATTACCCCGCCTGATGCTTCCGCTGATGAACGGGGCGGATATTGGGGTGATTTCCGAAGCGGGATGTCCGGGAATCGCCGACCCAGGAGCCTTGGCTGTTGCCTATGCCCACCAAAAGGGAATTCAGGTCGTACCCATTTCCGGGCCTAGTTCTATGTTTTTGGCATTGATGGGTTCTGGCTTCAATGGACAGTCGTTCGCATTTCATGGCTATTTGCCTATCGATAAAAAAGACAGAGCTATCGCTGTCAAAAAACTCGAATCTGAGTCGATTCGGGAAAAACGCGCTCAAATTTTTATGGAAACGCCTTTTCGTAACAACCAACTCTTGGAAGATTTACTTTCCACTTTAGGTCCTCACACTAAGCTTTGCATTGCCAAAAACCTCACAGCTTCAGATGAATTTATTCAAACCAAAACTGTTGCCGATTGGAAAAATCATCCCGTTGATCTGCATAAAGTCCCTACTGTATTTGTCCTTCAAGCCTTCTAA
- a CDS encoding dipeptidase — translation MFTIDAHLDLSMNALEWNRDLTRPVAEINAREKGLSDKPDRGNATVSLPELRNGNIGLVVATQIARFVAPENPLPGWHSPEQAWAQTQGQLAWYRAMVEKGEMTQIRNWSELEAHLAHWNQGEDKSQKPVGFILSLEGADSIVNLDYLEKAYESGLRALGPAHYGPGRYAFGTDSSAPLSQQGKDLVKKMDELGIILDATHLCDLAFWDALEIYQGPVWASHNNCRALVDHNRQFSDEMIKALVDRGAVIGGAFDAWMLSPGWVRGKSTPKERNVTISTVLDHLDHICQIAGNANHIGIGSDLDGAFGTEQSPADLETIADLQKIPDLLRARGYSEIDLEKVMHGNWLRFLENAWK, via the coding sequence ATGTTTACCATAGACGCGCACCTCGACTTGAGTATGAATGCCCTCGAGTGGAATCGGGACCTCACCCGACCTGTTGCCGAGATCAATGCCCGCGAAAAAGGCCTGAGCGACAAACCCGACCGGGGAAATGCAACCGTCTCTCTTCCTGAGCTTCGCAATGGAAATATCGGGCTGGTAGTGGCAACACAGATCGCCCGATTCGTGGCACCGGAAAATCCCCTTCCGGGTTGGCATTCGCCAGAGCAAGCCTGGGCTCAGACTCAAGGTCAATTGGCTTGGTATCGTGCCATGGTCGAAAAGGGCGAAATGACCCAAATCCGAAATTGGAGCGAGTTGGAAGCGCACTTGGCTCACTGGAATCAAGGCGAGGACAAAAGCCAAAAGCCGGTGGGATTTATCCTTTCACTGGAAGGAGCTGACTCGATTGTGAATTTGGATTATTTGGAAAAAGCCTACGAAAGCGGGCTTCGTGCTTTAGGTCCTGCACATTATGGACCGGGACGATATGCCTTTGGGACAGATTCTTCTGCGCCTTTGAGTCAGCAAGGAAAAGACTTGGTGAAGAAAATGGATGAGCTCGGGATTATTTTGGATGCCACTCACCTCTGTGATTTGGCATTTTGGGATGCTTTGGAGATTTACCAAGGGCCAGTATGGGCAAGTCACAACAACTGCCGCGCACTGGTCGATCACAACCGACAGTTTTCCGACGAGATGATCAAAGCGCTGGTCGATCGAGGTGCAGTGATCGGTGGAGCATTCGATGCATGGATGCTAAGTCCAGGTTGGGTGAGAGGGAAAAGCACTCCGAAAGAGCGAAATGTCACTATCTCAACGGTTTTGGATCACTTAGATCACATTTGTCAGATTGCGGGAAATGCCAATCACATCGGAATCGGATCGGACTTGGATGGTGCTTTTGGAACTGAGCAAAGTCCGGCAGACTTGGAGACTATTGCTGATTTGCAGAAAATCCCAGACCTCCTTCGGGCTAGAGGTTATTCGGAGATAGATCTAGAAAAAGTCATGCATGGCAATTGGCTACGTTTTCTGGAGAATGCTTGGAAGTAG
- a CDS encoding sugar-transfer associated ATP-grasp domain-containing protein, with protein sequence MISNLKQLYRQNQEKRRNQATDAYYQLGATKAYQSLIRQLPYHALSAKQEQEIETYAADVLGNASFSAWLKVFTACRGEFLEGWMPLDYLARIVYPRLNGSLQPLGKIKTLTQKFLNTDALPDLAYRVQGSWLLATGEKTDFHTLSQTLFKDHPFVFLKEDHTSRGGGLMKVDREKFSRLDLDVLGNFVIQSPITPHPFFKEISPACVPSLRVTTYKPFQNQAKVVQSAIRIGLEGVPFIYEDHCIRFAIRIQDGRTHDFGFIGDWEMVVRHTETQVPLNARQIPKYQEIKAFCEKLHDQNPQFGLIAWDMTVDENDRIKIMEWNTVTPSYNMEEAVIGPHFKGLGWENLWKTKSPDF encoded by the coding sequence ATGATATCAAACCTTAAACAGCTCTACCGGCAAAACCAAGAAAAAAGGCGAAATCAAGCCACCGATGCCTATTATCAACTAGGTGCAACGAAGGCTTATCAATCGCTAATTCGTCAGCTTCCCTATCACGCCTTAAGTGCCAAACAAGAACAAGAAATTGAAACCTATGCTGCAGATGTTTTAGGCAATGCTTCCTTTTCGGCATGGCTTAAAGTATTCACCGCATGCCGGGGGGAATTTTTGGAAGGCTGGATGCCCTTGGATTATTTAGCACGCATCGTTTATCCCAGATTAAATGGATCATTACAACCGCTTGGGAAAATAAAAACCCTGACACAAAAATTCCTGAATACGGATGCCCTACCCGATTTAGCTTACCGGGTGCAGGGGAGCTGGCTTCTAGCGACTGGCGAAAAAACAGACTTTCACACCTTAAGCCAAACGCTATTTAAGGATCATCCTTTTGTATTTCTCAAAGAAGATCACACTTCAAGAGGAGGAGGCCTGATGAAGGTGGATCGAGAGAAATTTTCAAGATTAGATTTAGATGTTCTTGGAAATTTTGTAATTCAATCGCCGATAACTCCTCATCCATTTTTTAAAGAAATTAGCCCCGCTTGTGTACCCAGTTTACGAGTGACTACCTACAAGCCTTTTCAAAATCAGGCAAAGGTCGTCCAGTCTGCAATCCGAATTGGTTTGGAGGGTGTCCCTTTTATTTATGAAGATCATTGCATCCGATTTGCGATTCGAATCCAAGATGGCCGAACTCATGACTTCGGTTTTATTGGAGATTGGGAAATGGTAGTTAGACATACAGAAACTCAAGTTCCTCTAAATGCCCGTCAAATCCCGAAGTATCAGGAAATCAAAGCCTTTTGTGAGAAACTCCACGATCAAAACCCCCAATTTGGGCTTATCGCCTGGGATATGACAGTGGATGAAAATGACCGAATAAAAATTATGGAGTGGAATACAGTCACCCCATCCTATAACATGGAAGAAGCTGTAATTGGCCCACATTTCAAAGGCTTGGGTTGGGAAAACCTTTGGAAAACAAAAAGCCCCGATTTCTAA